A genome region from Populus alba chromosome 3, ASM523922v2, whole genome shotgun sequence includes the following:
- the LOC118031031 gene encoding large ribosomal subunit protein eL20z: MNHIEDEYVPIRDVEDAQLGMFDKPLPCFGCGIGWFSLLLGFVFPLMWYFSAILYFGKYYNKDPRERSGLAACAIAAIMFTVAAVITLLVYLL; the protein is encoded by the exons ATGAACCATATAGAAGATGAGTATGTTCCCATTAGAGATGTGGAGGATGCCCAACTGGGAATGTTTGACAAACCCCTTCCTTGCTTTGGCTGTGGAATTGGATGGTTTTC CCTTTTGCTTGGATTTGTATTCCCACTGATGTGGTACTTCTCAGCAATTCTCTACTTTGGGAAGTACTATAACAAGGATCCAAGGGAGCGATCTGGCCTTGCTGCGTGTGCAATAGCT GCTATAATGTTCACAGTGGCTGCGGTGATCACTTTGCTCGTTTATTTGTTGTGA
- the LOC118031032 gene encoding PHD finger protein Alfin1, producing the protein MEAIPHPIPRTVEEVFSDFKGRRSGLIKALTTDVEKFYQQCDPDKENLCLYGLPNETWEVNLPVEEVPPELPEPALGINFARDGMQEKDWLSLVAVHSDSWLLAVAFYFGARFGFGKNERKRLFQMINELPTIFEVVSGNCKQPKDQSATHNNSGKSKSSGKMQSRQPEPQTKAVKVSAPPKEDYESGEEEEEDDEQGATCGACGESYGTDEFWICCDICEKWFHGKCVKITPAKAEHIKQYKCPSCSGKRARV; encoded by the exons ATGGAGGCAATACCGCACCCAATACCGCGAACTGTTGAAGaagtttttagtgattttaaagGAAGACGCTCTGGTTTAATCAAGGCTCTCACTaccg ATGTTGAGAAGTTTTACCAGCAGTGTGACCCTG ATAAGGAGAACTTGTGCCTATATGGACTCCCAAATGAAACATGGGAAGTTAATCTGCCTGTGGAGGAGGTGCCTCCTGAGCTTCCTGAGCCTGCACTAGGTATAAATTTTGCTAGGGATGGGATGCAAGAGAAAGACTGGTTATCCCTTGTTGCAGTTCACAGCGATTCATGGTTGCTTGCTGTTGCATTTTATTTTGGTGCACGTTTTGGGTTTGGGAAGAATGAAAG GAAGAGGCTTTTCCAGATGATAAATGAGCTCCCCACAATATTCGAGGTTGTGTCCGGAAATTGTAAGCAACCCAAGGACCAGTCTGCCACTCACAACAACAGTGGCAAAAGCAAATCAAGTGGGAAGATG CAATCCCGGCAACCTGAGCCCCAGACTAAGGCAGTAAAGGTATCCGCACCACCCAAGGAAGACTATGAGAgtggggaagaggaagaagaagatgacgaACAGGGTGCTACTTGCGGAGCATGTGGTGAAAGCTATGGCACTGATGAATTCTGGATTTGCTGTGATATTTGCGAGAAATGGTTCCATGGGAAATGCGTCAAGATTACACCTGCCAAAGCTGAGCATATCAAGCAGTACAAGTGCCCAAGTTGCAGTGGCAAGAGGGCTAGAGTTTAA